The Acidobacteriota bacterium genome has a window encoding:
- a CDS encoding LLM class flavin-dependent oxidoreductase, translating to MSVDDRLDRLTPEQRRLLELRLRERGLGPARPSPRQPGAAAPSSVDEDPGAWSSRPPERPVRFSIYFFSDDGSRASGSKYRLTLESARFADEHGFEAVWTPERHFQPFGGLYPNPSVLGAALAAVTKRVGIRAGSVALPLHNPVRVAEEWSVVDNLSGGRVGISFASGWHPDDFVLYPSPYDDRKEVMFRGIEIIRRLWKGETILLEGAGGRAVEVRTLPRPIQPMFPMWITTAGSPATWERAGSTGANVLAALVGYEPADLTRLVLGYRRARAAAGHDPAAGIVTLVAHAFVGEDDAVVRELVREPMTSYLKTYMKQFQGISLASTADADRDARDVAALAFERYFETSTLLGTQNKCSRVVDAASACGVDEIACLIDFGLDTDTVLASLPRLAELREHYAPAHAGGR from the coding sequence ATGAGCGTGGACGACCGCCTCGACCGGCTGACCCCCGAGCAGCGTCGCCTCCTGGAGCTGCGCCTTCGCGAGCGCGGGCTCGGCCCCGCGCGCCCCTCCCCGAGACAGCCGGGCGCCGCGGCCCCCTCGAGCGTCGACGAGGATCCCGGGGCCTGGAGCTCGCGGCCTCCTGAGCGGCCCGTCCGCTTCAGCATCTACTTCTTCTCCGACGACGGCTCGCGCGCCTCGGGCTCGAAGTACCGCCTCACGCTCGAGAGCGCCCGGTTCGCCGACGAGCACGGGTTCGAGGCGGTCTGGACGCCCGAGAGGCACTTTCAGCCGTTCGGCGGGCTCTATCCGAATCCGTCGGTCCTCGGCGCGGCGCTCGCCGCGGTGACGAAGCGCGTCGGCATCCGCGCCGGGAGCGTGGCCCTCCCGCTCCACAACCCGGTGCGCGTCGCCGAGGAGTGGTCGGTCGTCGACAACCTCTCCGGCGGGCGCGTCGGGATCTCGTTCGCCTCGGGGTGGCACCCGGACGACTTCGTCCTCTACCCGAGCCCGTACGACGATCGCAAGGAGGTGATGTTCCGGGGGATCGAGATCATCCGCCGCCTCTGGAAGGGAGAGACGATCCTCCTCGAGGGGGCGGGAGGCCGCGCCGTCGAGGTGCGCACGCTCCCGAGGCCGATCCAGCCGATGTTCCCGATGTGGATCACGACCGCCGGCAGCCCGGCGACGTGGGAGCGGGCCGGCTCCACCGGCGCCAACGTGCTCGCCGCGCTGGTGGGATACGAGCCCGCCGACCTGACGCGGCTCGTCCTCGGCTACCGGCGCGCGCGCGCCGCCGCGGGACACGATCCGGCCGCGGGGATCGTCACGCTCGTCGCGCACGCGTTCGTCGGTGAGGACGACGCCGTGGTGCGCGAGCTGGTGCGCGAGCCGATGACGAGCTACCTCAAGACGTACATGAAGCAGTTCCAGGGGATATCGCTGGCCTCGACGGCCGACGCCGATCGCGACGCGCGCGACGTCGCCGCGCTCGCGTTCGAGCGCTACTTCGAGACGAGCACCCTCCTGGGAACGCAGAACAAGTGCTCGCGCGTCGTGGACGCCGCCTCCGCGTGCGGCGTGGACGAGATCGCGTGCCTGATCGACTTCGGGCTGGACACGGACACGGTGCTCGCATCGCTGCCCCGGCTGGCCGAGCTTCGCGAGCACTACGCCCCGGCTCATGCCGGCGGGCGCTGA